The genomic region CAGGGCAACCAGTCGGCGTCCGCCACCACCCGGCTCTCCAGCACTTCCTCCAGAGTGACGCGGGATTGGAAGTGGGCGAAGGGGTTGAGCGCCCCGTGGGCGTGGTTCTTCACGGAGATCAACGCCAACTGCTCCTTCGTCGTACCGTACTTCGCCATATGCTGTTGCGCAATCATCGCAAAGACGGACGGCATCACGCGGCCCATCGCCCCCTCCAGGTCATCCTCTCTCGGAGGGATGACTCCCTTTATCCGGTCGGACAACTTCTCCATCCCCACGGCCAGAACGACATCCGCCATCCCGTGAGCGATGGCCAGCATCGCATAGCGGAGGGCCGAGGAGCCACTCGCGCAAGCATTGTCGACATTGAGGATTTCAACGCCGGTCAGGCCGAGCTCCGAGAGCACCCTTTGGCCCGCACAGGTTCCCTGCCGGGTGTGCCCCACATAGGCCATCTGAATGCTGTTTGGCGGCAGGCCACTGTCCTTGATCGCATCCACGATGGAAGAACGCGCGAGATCATCGATCCGTCGCTCCGGAAACTTGCCGAAGGCGGTCATGCCCACTCCGGCCACGTAGGTCTTCCTCATGACGGTTCCCCATGAGGTCTGAACTTGTAGCACCAGACTTCCTGACCATTTTCTTCCATGCGCAATTGTCCAAACGTCAGCGCCATCGGCATGCCGATGCGTAGGGGCGGGGCATGCCCCGCCCCTACATCTACATCCAGTATCGAGAACACCCGCACACCCTCTGGCAGGTCGACGTACCCGATGACGTACGGCGCTTTCAGATGAGGCAGCGACATCCGGCAAACGGTAAACGTGTACAACGTACCCTTCTTTGAAAGCGGGACACGGCCGAGTTTCTGCCCAAAGCAAGCGGGGCACCACTCGCGACCGGGGAAGCACGTCTTCCGGCAGTCCTCGCAACGCATTCCGATCAGGCGTCCGGATTCCGAGTCATTCCCCGGAAGCTCGAAAAGATCCGGAAAAAAGGGCCTCGGAGGAAGTTGATTCATCTCTGATCGTAGCTTCGCTCGAAGTAGTCCTTTTTCGAAGCCGTTCTCGAAAGAGATTGGGCAGGCAC from Nitrospirota bacterium harbors:
- a CDS encoding thiolase family protein yields the protein MRKTYVAGVGMTAFGKFPERRIDDLARSSIVDAIKDSGLPPNSIQMAYVGHTRQGTCAGQRVLSELGLTGVEILNVDNACASGSSALRYAMLAIAHGMADVVLAVGMEKLSDRIKGVIPPREDDLEGAMGRVMPSVFAMIAQQHMAKYGTTKEQLALISVKNHAHGALNPFAHFQSRVTLEEVLESRVVADADWLP
- a CDS encoding OB-fold domain-containing protein; translation: MNQLPPRPFFPDLFELPGNDSESGRLIGMRCEDCRKTCFPGREWCPACFGQKLGRVPLSKKGTLYTFTVCRMSLPHLKAPYVIGYVDLPEGVRVFSILDVDVGAGHAPPLRIGMPMALTFGQLRMEENGQEVWCYKFRPHGEPS